The DNA window CGCATCGCCTCCGGCGCCTCCGCCGACGAGAAGCGGGCATTGTTCAACGGGACGGCGCGGCGGGTCTATCGGCTGGACTGACGGCCCGGCTCGCGGAGGTAGGGCGGCTCCCAGTCCGCAGGGTCGGGGAATCGCGCGGGTCCCAAGGGTCCGGTGACATCGAAAACCTCGACGAGCAATTGCGGAACCATGGGGATGCAGTGCAGATCGGCATTCTGCCGGTCCGGCCTCGCGGGCAGCTCCTCCAGGGAGTTGGAGAGGATGATCTCGATGCCGATATCCCCGGGCCGATCGATCAGGATGTCCCCGGCCCGCACCTGATCCAGATTCACGACCTCGCTGGCCTCTACCTGGTAGAGCACCAGGTGGGTGAGAACAAGGGACACCTCGCCCGTGTATCCGGTCAGCGGGCGCCGCCGGCCGCGGGTCCGTTGACCGCCGGAATGATCGAAGCACACCCCGTCCTCATGGTAGGAGAGGTGCTGCCCGGCGCCGGCTTTCGGCATGGTGCCTACCACGAACAGACCGTTGGGAGTTCGCGCGAGGCGGTAGAGAGTGACCACACCGCCATTGGGAAGGGCCAGATAGACTCGTCGTCTCATTCGGTCAGCCGGTGGCCTCCACGCGGGCGGCCACTATCGGTCGCGGGAGCTGCTCCTTCGGTATGCGGGCCGCCCGTGCTCTCTGGCGCAGTCCAGGTGAACACGCTCCCCCGCGGAATTGGCCGTCCACTTCTGCTCATCGAGGACCCACTCCTGACATACCGGGCAGATGGAAACTTTCAGCATCGCGGTCTCCTCAGTTCGAGCCCTCGTCTCGGGGCGCTCGTGCCTGCGGCAGCTCGGCCGCCCCTCATCTCGAAAACCTTCGGGGCGGGCTCCGCCGCCGATTACCCTCACCCCGGTAATCGGCCTTCCCGAGGCCAAAGAGGACCCCTCCCGCCGAGTCTTGCGAGGCAGGGATGACTCCTGCGGGGAGGGCTAGCTCTTCTTCGGGCGGTCCGCGACGGGATGGCCCGCCTTCTTCCACGCGGCAAAGCCGCCGTCCATCTCGCACACGGGCTCGAGCCCCATTTGCTGGGCAACGTCGGCCGCCAGGGCCGATCGCCAGGCGCCGTTGCAGAAGAAGACGAACTCTTTTCCGGAGGCAAAGACCTCCTTGTGGTAGGGGCTCTCCGGATCGATCCAGAACTCGAGCATGCCGCGGGGGCAATGGAAGGCGCCGGGGATGATGCCCTCCCGCTCGAGCTCGCGGACGTCGCGCAGGTCGACAAAGACCACGTCGTCGCGGCCGTAGCGGGCGCGGGCCTCGTCCAGGCCGATGGTCCGAATCCGCGATTTCGCTTCGTCGACCATCTGGCGGAACCCTTTACGCAGCTTCATCGGTCGAGCCCTCGTCTCGGGGCGCTCGTGCCTGCGGCAACTCGGCCGCCCCTCATCTCGAAAGCCGGCCTCAGTCTACCCCTCCGGGGTGGTCAGGTCTCACAATGTGACACGGGTGCCCAGGAAGGCCACCAGTGACGATTTTCGGAACGAGAATGCCCGGGGAAGCGTCCGCAAGCCCTTGGGTTTTCGAGGTTTCAGGAATGGCCTGGCCCTTGAATACAGTTGTCTGGGAGAACCTGGCCAATGTCCTCCGAGCATGCGTCCGCCGCCCAGATCCGTCGTCACCGTATCCTGGTCGTTGATGACGAGCCTCTGGTGACGCTGCTCATTGCCGAGGCTTTGGCCCTGGAAGGCCACGAGGTCGATACCGCCAAGAATGGTCGGGAGGCGCTGGAAAAGGTCTCCGCTTGCGCCTACGAGGCCATCCTGAGCGACCTTAGGATGCCCGAGCTCGACGGCGTGGGACTCTATCGGGAGCTCGACCAGCGGAACCCGGGTCTGCTCCGTCGGATCGCCTTCGTGAGTGGGACGACCGAGCCCGTCGAGTACGCGAGCTTTCTCAAAAAGACCGGCGTCCCCGTCCTGCGCAAGCCCTTTGCCATCGACGATCTCCAGCGCCTCGTCCAGCGCTTGCTCCAGGACAATCCATGATGTCTGCGGCTCTCCAGACCGCGGCAGGCGAAAGGGCGCCGCAGTTCACGCTGCCCTCGGTCCAGGGAGGCACGGTCGATCTCGCCGCCTATCGCGGGCGTCGAAACGTGGTCATCTGGTTCTCGCGGGGCTTCACCTGCCCCTTCTGCCGGAGCTACATGCAAGGGATCATCCAGGGATACGAGACTCTGCGCGCCGCGGAGACCGAAGTGATCCAGGTGGCGCCTAACCTTCTCGAGAGCGCGCGGAGATTCTTCGGGCTGGCCGGGGTCCCCTATCCATTCGTCTGCGATCCCGACAAGCGGCTCTACGCGATCTACGGATTGGGGGACCGGGGAGCGCTGGAGGCCACGCGCACGGCGGTGGTGAGCTTCGCCCGCGCCTTCACCACCGGAGACGGCGAGGCCCAGATTCGCGGCGCCTGGCTCGACGTGATGAACCGCAACTTCGTGCGTCGCCTCCACCATCACGCGACCACGGCACTGGAGCAGGGCATCTTCCTCATCGACAAGCAGGGCAGGATCCGCCACCGCACGCTCGTCGGGCCCATCGACCCGGTGCCGGACGGCCTGGAGCTGGCGGCCCTTACCCGAGTCCACTGCGCGGACGAGCTCCCGGCAACGTGAGCATCTCCAAGCGCCTCACGCGGCTGTGCGAGATCCTCGTCGCGCTTTCCGCGTCTCCCATCCCTAGTCATCTCTTCCAGACCCTCGCCGATCAGGCGGGCGAAGCCCTCGCGTGCGACTACCTCGCCCTTTGCCTCACGGACACCGATGGCAAGGGGTACCTCGTCCACTCGCTCGTCGGCGGGGCGTCGGGGGCGTCCCCCGTCGGGCCGTTCCCGCTCGACGAGGGTCTGCCCGGGCTCGCCATACGGTCGGGTCGAGTGATCCTGAGCGGCGACCTCGGCGCCGAGCTGGATCACATGACCGAGCTCGAGCGAGGCTGGGTCGAACTCGGCCTCCGTGCGGTGCTGATCGCGCCGGTACGGCGGGGCGGAGACGTGCTGGGGGCGCTGTGCTTTGCCGCCCGCGGGCCCGCCACCTATACGCCCGACGACATTCAGATGGCCTCGCTCATGGCCGCCGGCCTCTCCGCCGCGCTGGAGACATCGCGCGCCTATCAGGCCCTGGCCGATGAGCGGAGCACGCTGGCCGCGGTGGTCGGCAGCATGCAGGACGCCGTGGTCATGGCCAACCAGGACGGCATCGTGCTCCTCGCCAATCCCGCCGTCAGATCGATGTTGCAGCTCGAGCCCGAGGCCATCACCGGCCTCCCGCTGCCTGACGCGCTGACCAAGGAGCCGCTCCGTGCGCTGCTGGAGGCGGGCCGCCCGGGGACGGGCGAGGTGGCCCTGCCCGACGGCCGCACGGCCCAGGCGAGCGTGGTGCCCGTGAGCACGCCCTATGGCGAGATGGTGGGGCTCGCGGCCATCCTGCGGGACATCACCCTGCTCAAAGAGCTCGAGAACCTGAAGGACGAAATCGTGCGGTCGGTGTCTCATGACTTGAAGAACCCGCTGACCGTAATCTACGCGACCGCCCAGCTCCTGCTCCGGGCGGGGCCTGCCGATCCGCGCTTTGCCACGTGGTGCGAGCGCATCATGAAGACGTCCGACTACATGACGGAGCTGATCACCGACTTGCTCGACCTCGGCAAGATCGAGGCCGGCCTCGATCGCCCCACGGAGGAGGTGGACCTCAACCCCCTCGTGGCCGACGTGGTGGCTACCTTGCAGCCGCAGGCCGAGGCCGAGGACATCGCGATCACCGTCGAGATGCCTTCGCAGGTTCCCGTGTCCGCGAACCCCAGTCGGATCAAGCAGGCTCTGCTCAATCTCGTCGGCAATGCGCTGAAGTACTCACGGCCCGGCAGCTCGGTAGCGATTGCCGTCTCCATGAGCGACTCCTCTCACTCCGCGGGCGCGTCTGTCCCGGCGGTGGTCGTCACTTTGACGGACACGGGCATCGGCATTCCCGCCGCGGACCTGCCCCATGTCTTCGACAAGTTCTATCGAGTGAAGAGCCAGGCCACCAGCGAGATCCCGGGGACCGGGCTCGGTCTCGCCATCACGAAGAGTATCATCGAGGCCCACGGCGGCCGCATCTGGGCCGAGAGCCAGGAAGGCAAGGGCAGCACCTTCGCCTTCTGCTTGCCGGCGGGCGGGAGTCTCGAGCCTAGCTGACGAAGCGGGCCATGATCTGCTCGCCGAGGATGCGCATGTAGTGCGCCTGGCGGTCCATGCTGTCCGCGCGCAGGCCGACCCAGATCTTGCGGGCGCCCGCCTGGGCGATCTGCTCGATGCGGGCGATCCAGTCGTGGGCGTTGCCGGCGAGGGCGAAGCGCTCGAGGGCGTACTGGGTCAGCCCGAGCTGGTCCATCCACTTGGGATTCCGGCCTTCCTGGAGCACGTGGTCATAGAGCTCGTAGCCGTCGACATAGGTCTGGATCTTGGACTTCAAGTCCTCCGGGACGTGCTTGTCCTCGAGGCCGAAGCGCATCGAGTGGTTCAGGATGGACGACACCGAGGCCTTCACGTTCTGGACGGCCTTCTCGCGGTCCTCGTCGAGCGATGTCCGCGTGGTGAACCAGATGTCGACGTCGGACGGGTCGCGACCCGCCTCGCGGGCCCCCGCGTGGATCCGGGCGATGGTGCCCTGGATGACTTCGGGGAGCAGGCCGGTGCCGGCGATGACACCGTCACCGATCCGCCCGCCCAGGTGGAGCATCTTCGGCCCCTCGGCGC is part of the Candidatus Methylomirabilota bacterium genome and encodes:
- a CDS encoding rhodanese-like domain-containing protein, with amino-acid sequence MKLRKGFRQMVDEAKSRIRTIGLDEARARYGRDDVVFVDLRDVRELEREGIIPGAFHCPRGMLEFWIDPESPYHKEVFASGKEFVFFCNGAWRSALAADVAQQMGLEPVCEMDGGFAAWKKAGHPVADRPKKS
- a CDS encoding response regulator: MSSEHASAAQIRRHRILVVDDEPLVTLLIAEALALEGHEVDTAKNGREALEKVSACAYEAILSDLRMPELDGVGLYRELDQRNPGLLRRIAFVSGTTEPVEYASFLKKTGVPVLRKPFAIDDLQRLVQRLLQDNP
- a CDS encoding peroxiredoxin-like family protein encodes the protein MMSAALQTAAGERAPQFTLPSVQGGTVDLAAYRGRRNVVIWFSRGFTCPFCRSYMQGIIQGYETLRAAETEVIQVAPNLLESARRFFGLAGVPYPFVCDPDKRLYAIYGLGDRGALEATRTAVVSFARAFTTGDGEAQIRGAWLDVMNRNFVRRLHHHATTALEQGIFLIDKQGRIRHRTLVGPIDPVPDGLELAALTRVHCADELPAT
- a CDS encoding ATP-binding protein, producing the protein MSISKRLTRLCEILVALSASPIPSHLFQTLADQAGEALACDYLALCLTDTDGKGYLVHSLVGGASGASPVGPFPLDEGLPGLAIRSGRVILSGDLGAELDHMTELERGWVELGLRAVLIAPVRRGGDVLGALCFAARGPATYTPDDIQMASLMAAGLSAALETSRAYQALADERSTLAAVVGSMQDAVVMANQDGIVLLANPAVRSMLQLEPEAITGLPLPDALTKEPLRALLEAGRPGTGEVALPDGRTAQASVVPVSTPYGEMVGLAAILRDITLLKELENLKDEIVRSVSHDLKNPLTVIYATAQLLLRAGPADPRFATWCERIMKTSDYMTELITDLLDLGKIEAGLDRPTEEVDLNPLVADVVATLQPQAEAEDIAITVEMPSQVPVSANPSRIKQALLNLVGNALKYSRPGSSVAIAVSMSDSSHSAGASVPAVVVTLTDTGIGIPAADLPHVFDKFYRVKSQATSEIPGTGLGLAITKSIIEAHGGRIWAESQEGKGSTFAFCLPAGGSLEPS
- a CDS encoding LLM class flavin-dependent oxidoreductase encodes the protein MKVSFGISLSPGTPLLPEKDKQRFMDLAKMADDYGAEALGTYDTAFIGGDAYVRATLLALASSRARVGLRPTNPLTREPQVMASFLASIDSLTGGRAFMDIASGDSGVLNIGYRVASRARIEDYVRCVRDLIARGEGAYQGRPQRVRWASTVVRPRIPISICAEGPKMLHLGGRIGDGVIAGTGLLPEVIQGTIARIHAGAREAGRDPSDVDIWFTTRTSLDEDREKAVQNVKASVSSILNHSMRFGLEDKHVPEDLKSKIQTYVDGYELYDHVLQEGRNPKWMDQLGLTQYALERFALAGNAHDWIARIEQIAQAGARKIWVGLRADSMDRQAHYMRILGEQIMARFVS